A part of Astatotilapia calliptera chromosome 15, fAstCal1.2, whole genome shotgun sequence genomic DNA contains:
- the fbxo16 gene encoding F-box only protein 16 isoform X1 — MCVTGCDKQESLHSRLLWKQVNYPRGSRRKKCVGTKAERAPTKASSLLTHSVMALAARSFASCSKTQTKRSTWTPLNNPRANSKVFEERRSLLAKWFDRWSDSQRKAVLQDLVLSCSVEQLRFLSLSVSRQLPLQAADFTCLLPRALSLYLFSFLDPRSLCRCAQVSWQWKSIVELDQLWMPKCLRLGWLLSSSPTPFEQGVWKRHYIQTVQELRLSVLQGASSQQQFVVSDVAAASRGHKEPSEIAAIRLEECPASTKQQPGSSSSTRLRQEKQPGAPPPWRDSDRRPKDTLRFNYLDNLDPIEQALRAQMRNNSASTCCTNTSKADDGKKKTLSEANYKLRKAKSLMFLSSSSRPHSLPHDQTQTHPTWTSHSIADHPVTGESAERLLHLSQWNAGIRPKPARTPVPRLSVEGLRAFQRSHRSVPSKFSQFLLFLWAEYDVTPHQQETPSGQTVGSKASAGK, encoded by the exons ATGTGTGTCACAGGCTGTGACAAGCAGGAGAGCCTACACTCACGGTTACTATGGAAACAAGTAAACTATCCACGGGGAAGTAGGAGAAAGAAGTGTGTGGGCACCAAGGCCGAGCGCGCACCTACAAA AGCATCGTCTTTGTTGACGCACTCTGTGATGGCACTTGCAGCAAGATCTTTTGCAAGCTGTTCGAAGACGCAGACCAAACGGAGCACCTGGACTCCTCTGAACAACCCGCGGGCCAACAGCAAG GTGTTTGAAGAGAGACGAAGCCTTCTAGCAAAGTGG TTTGACAGGTGGTCTGACAGTCAGAGGAAGGCGGTGCTGCAGGACTTGGTGTTGAGCTGTTCAGTGGAGCAGCTCAGGTTCCTGAGCCTCAGTGTGAGCAGACAGCTCCCCCTGCAGGCCGCAGACTTCACCTGCCTGCTCCCCAGAGCCCTCTCCCTGTATCTCTTCTCCTTCCTGGACCCACGCAGCCTCTGTCGATGTGCCCAG GTGAGCTGGCAGTGGAAGAGCATTGTGGAGCTGGACCAGCTGTGGATGCCCAAGTGTCTGAGGCTCGGCTGGCTCCTCAGCTCCTCCCCGACACCATTCGAACAGGGCGTCTGGAAGAGACACTACATCCAGACAGTCCAGGAGCTGCGGCTGAGCGTCCTGCAG GGTGCTTCATCGCAGCAGCAGTTTGTGGTTTCAGATGTCGCAGCAGCAAGCCGTGGTCACAAAGAGCCGTCAGAAATAGCAGCCATCAGGTTGGAGGAGTGTCCAGCATCCACCAAGCAGCAACCTGGAAGCAGCTCCAGCACAAGACTGAGACAGGAGAAGCAGCCAGGTGCACCCCCACCATGGAGAGACTCTGACAGACGTCCCAAAGACACACTGCGCTTCAACTACCTGGACAATCTGGACCCCATCGAACAGGCGCTGAGAGC GCAGATGAGAAACAACAGCGCCTCCACCTGCTGCACTAACACATCAAAGGCGGATgatgggaaaaagaaaacactctctGAAGCAAATTATAAACTACGCAAAGCCAAATCGCTG ATGTTCCTCAGCTCCAGCAGCAGACCCCACAGTCTTCCTCATGATCAGACACAAACTCACCCCACATGGACATCGCACAGTATCGCTGATCACCCCGTCACTGGGGAGTCTGCTGAGCGCCTTCTCCACTTATCCCAGTGGAACGCCGGGATCCGTCCGAAGCCGGCGAGGACGCCGGTGCCTCGGCTGAGTGTGGAAGGGCTCAGGGCGTTCCAGCGTTCACACAGGAGCGTTCCCAGTAAGTTTTCACAGTTCCTGCTGTTCCTCTGGGCTGAGTATGATGTAACTCCACATCAACAAGAAACCCCCTCAGGACAAACTGTAGGTTCAAAAGCTTCTGCAGGAAAGTGA
- the fbxo16 gene encoding F-box only protein 16 isoform X3 — MALAARSFASCSKTQTKRSTWTPLNNPRANSKVFEERRSLLAKWFDRWSDSQRKAVLQDLVLSCSVEQLRFLSLSVSRQLPLQAADFTCLLPRALSLYLFSFLDPRSLCRCAQVSWQWKSIVELDQLWMPKCLRLGWLLSSSPTPFEQGVWKRHYIQTVQELRLSVLQGASSQQQFVVSDVAAASRGHKEPSEIAAIRLEECPASTKQQPGSSSSTRLRQEKQPGAPPPWRDSDRRPKDTLRFNYLDNLDPIEQALRAQMRNNSASTCCTNTSKADDGKKKTLSEANYKLRKAKSLMFLSSSSRPHSLPHDQTQTHPTWTSHSIADHPVTGESAERLLHLSQWNAGIRPKPARTPVPRLSVEGLRAFQRSHRSVPSKFSQFLLFLWAEYDVTPHQQETPSGQTVGSKASAGK, encoded by the exons ATGGCACTTGCAGCAAGATCTTTTGCAAGCTGTTCGAAGACGCAGACCAAACGGAGCACCTGGACTCCTCTGAACAACCCGCGGGCCAACAGCAAG GTGTTTGAAGAGAGACGAAGCCTTCTAGCAAAGTGG TTTGACAGGTGGTCTGACAGTCAGAGGAAGGCGGTGCTGCAGGACTTGGTGTTGAGCTGTTCAGTGGAGCAGCTCAGGTTCCTGAGCCTCAGTGTGAGCAGACAGCTCCCCCTGCAGGCCGCAGACTTCACCTGCCTGCTCCCCAGAGCCCTCTCCCTGTATCTCTTCTCCTTCCTGGACCCACGCAGCCTCTGTCGATGTGCCCAG GTGAGCTGGCAGTGGAAGAGCATTGTGGAGCTGGACCAGCTGTGGATGCCCAAGTGTCTGAGGCTCGGCTGGCTCCTCAGCTCCTCCCCGACACCATTCGAACAGGGCGTCTGGAAGAGACACTACATCCAGACAGTCCAGGAGCTGCGGCTGAGCGTCCTGCAG GGTGCTTCATCGCAGCAGCAGTTTGTGGTTTCAGATGTCGCAGCAGCAAGCCGTGGTCACAAAGAGCCGTCAGAAATAGCAGCCATCAGGTTGGAGGAGTGTCCAGCATCCACCAAGCAGCAACCTGGAAGCAGCTCCAGCACAAGACTGAGACAGGAGAAGCAGCCAGGTGCACCCCCACCATGGAGAGACTCTGACAGACGTCCCAAAGACACACTGCGCTTCAACTACCTGGACAATCTGGACCCCATCGAACAGGCGCTGAGAGC GCAGATGAGAAACAACAGCGCCTCCACCTGCTGCACTAACACATCAAAGGCGGATgatgggaaaaagaaaacactctctGAAGCAAATTATAAACTACGCAAAGCCAAATCGCTG ATGTTCCTCAGCTCCAGCAGCAGACCCCACAGTCTTCCTCATGATCAGACACAAACTCACCCCACATGGACATCGCACAGTATCGCTGATCACCCCGTCACTGGGGAGTCTGCTGAGCGCCTTCTCCACTTATCCCAGTGGAACGCCGGGATCCGTCCGAAGCCGGCGAGGACGCCGGTGCCTCGGCTGAGTGTGGAAGGGCTCAGGGCGTTCCAGCGTTCACACAGGAGCGTTCCCAGTAAGTTTTCACAGTTCCTGCTGTTCCTCTGGGCTGAGTATGATGTAACTCCACATCAACAAGAAACCCCCTCAGGACAAACTGTAGGTTCAAAAGCTTCTGCAGGAAAGTGA
- the fbxo16 gene encoding F-box only protein 16 isoform X2 yields the protein MCVTGCDKQESLHSRLLWKQVNYPRGSRRKKCVGTKAERAPTKASSLLTHSVMALAARSFASCSKTQTKRSTWTPLNNPRANSKVFEERRSLLAKWFDRWSDSQRKAVLQDLVLSCSVEQLRFLSLSVSRQLPLQAADFTCLLPRALSLYLFSFLDPRSLCRCAQVSWQWKSIVELDQLWMPKCLRLGWLLSSSPTPFEQGVWKRHYIQTVQELRLSVLQGASSQQQFVVSDVAAASRGHKEPSEIAAIRLEECPASTKQQPGSSSSTRLRQEKQPGAPPPWRDSDRRPKDTLRFNYLDNLDPIEQALRAQMRNNSASTCCTNTSKADDGKKKTLSEANYKLRKAKSLMFLSSSSRPHSLPHDQTQTHPTWTSHSIADHPVTGESAERLLHLSQWNAGIRPKPARTPVPRLSVEGLRAFQRSHRSVPSAPLFEVQPWTASASHSQEKK from the exons ATGTGTGTCACAGGCTGTGACAAGCAGGAGAGCCTACACTCACGGTTACTATGGAAACAAGTAAACTATCCACGGGGAAGTAGGAGAAAGAAGTGTGTGGGCACCAAGGCCGAGCGCGCACCTACAAA AGCATCGTCTTTGTTGACGCACTCTGTGATGGCACTTGCAGCAAGATCTTTTGCAAGCTGTTCGAAGACGCAGACCAAACGGAGCACCTGGACTCCTCTGAACAACCCGCGGGCCAACAGCAAG GTGTTTGAAGAGAGACGAAGCCTTCTAGCAAAGTGG TTTGACAGGTGGTCTGACAGTCAGAGGAAGGCGGTGCTGCAGGACTTGGTGTTGAGCTGTTCAGTGGAGCAGCTCAGGTTCCTGAGCCTCAGTGTGAGCAGACAGCTCCCCCTGCAGGCCGCAGACTTCACCTGCCTGCTCCCCAGAGCCCTCTCCCTGTATCTCTTCTCCTTCCTGGACCCACGCAGCCTCTGTCGATGTGCCCAG GTGAGCTGGCAGTGGAAGAGCATTGTGGAGCTGGACCAGCTGTGGATGCCCAAGTGTCTGAGGCTCGGCTGGCTCCTCAGCTCCTCCCCGACACCATTCGAACAGGGCGTCTGGAAGAGACACTACATCCAGACAGTCCAGGAGCTGCGGCTGAGCGTCCTGCAG GGTGCTTCATCGCAGCAGCAGTTTGTGGTTTCAGATGTCGCAGCAGCAAGCCGTGGTCACAAAGAGCCGTCAGAAATAGCAGCCATCAGGTTGGAGGAGTGTCCAGCATCCACCAAGCAGCAACCTGGAAGCAGCTCCAGCACAAGACTGAGACAGGAGAAGCAGCCAGGTGCACCCCCACCATGGAGAGACTCTGACAGACGTCCCAAAGACACACTGCGCTTCAACTACCTGGACAATCTGGACCCCATCGAACAGGCGCTGAGAGC GCAGATGAGAAACAACAGCGCCTCCACCTGCTGCACTAACACATCAAAGGCGGATgatgggaaaaagaaaacactctctGAAGCAAATTATAAACTACGCAAAGCCAAATCGCTG ATGTTCCTCAGCTCCAGCAGCAGACCCCACAGTCTTCCTCATGATCAGACACAAACTCACCCCACATGGACATCGCACAGTATCGCTGATCACCCCGTCACTGGGGAGTCTGCTGAGCGCCTTCTCCACTTATCCCAGTGGAACGCCGGGATCCGTCCGAAGCCGGCGAGGACGCCGGTGCCTCGGCTGAGTGTGGAAGGGCTCAGGGCGTTCCAGCGTTCACACAGGAGCGTTCCCA GTGCACCCCTGTTTGAGGTTCAGCCCTGGACCGCGTCTGCATCACATTCGCAAGAGAAGAAGTAG